TCAGGCCGAAATAGGCAAAGTCGCCGCGCTTGAGAATCGCGGCGGTCAGTTCCAGGTCCAGTTGATGGTTGTGGGTCATGACGATGCAGTAGCTGCCGCTGGGCAATGCGTCGATCTCATCAAGTGGGTCTTCGGCGACAATTTTGTGCACGCCGTGAGGAATCTGCGCCGGGAATTCCTGCTCGCGGGAATCGATCCAGCGCACCCGGCAGGGCAGGCTGGCCAATAGTGGCACCAGGGCGCGGCCAACATGACCGGCGCCAAACACAGCAATCTGCGCTTGAGGCTGGCCCATGGGTTCGAACAGCAGCACGTTCACGCCGCCGCAGCACTGACCGAGGCTCGCGCCCAGGCTGAAGCGCTCCAGACGGGTGTTCTGGCTGCCGCTGGCGAGCATTTCCCGAGCGATTTCCATGGCCTTGTATTCCAGATGCCCGCCACCGATGGTGTCGAAAATTCGTTCGGCGCTGACCACCATCTTCGAACCGGCATTGCGCGGCGTCGAGCCACGCTCTTCGATGATGGTCACCAACACGCAGGCTTCGCCCCGGCTTTGCAGTTCGGCGAGGGCGCTGATCCAGTTGTTCATGATGAACATTCCTCAATCCTGTAGGCGCGAGTTTGGTGGGAGCGAGCTTGCTCGCGAAAGCGTTGGGTCAAACGCCAACTATGTTGAATGTACCGGCCTCTTCGCGGATAAATCCGCTCCTACGGGGGCTGTCGTCGCACTATTCAACGCCCGCATCTGCTCACACCCCCACAACACCCGCTCCGGCGTGGCGGGTGCGTCGATTTTCGGTTGATAGCGATAATCCGCAAGGCTCGCCACCGCGTCCTTGATTGCACACCACGCCGCAATGCCCAGCATGAACGGCGGTTCGCCAACGGCCTTGGAATGGAACACGGTGTCTTCCGGATTCTTGCGGTTTTCCACCAGCTTGACCCGCAGGTCCAGCGGCATGTCCGCCACGGCCGGAATCTTGTAGCCCGCCGGGCCATTGGTCATCAGTTTGCCCTTGGCATTCCAGACCAGCTCTTCAGTGGTCAGCCAACCCATGCCCTGAATGTAACCACCTTCGACCTGGCCGATATCAATGGCCGGGTTCAGCGAGGCGCCGACGTCATGCAGGATGTCGGTGCGCAACATTTTGTATTCGCCGGTCAGGGTGTCGACGATCACTTCGGTGCAGGCGGCGCCAAACGCGAAGTAATAGAACGGCCGCCCGCGGGCCTGACTGCGGTCGTAGAAAATCTTCGGCGTCTTGTAATAGCCAGTGCTGGACAGCGACACCTGACCCATCCACGCCAGTTGCGCGAGGGATTCGAACGACAGGATCTGCTCCCCGGCGCGAACATGGCCGTTGCGGAAATCCACGTCCGCTTCCTCGACCTTGAAGTGCCTGGCTGCGAATTCCACCAGCCGCTGCTTGAGGATTTGGGCCGCGTTCTGCGCTGCCTTGCCGTTCAGGTCAGCGCCACTGGACGCGGCAGTCGGCGAAGTATTCGGCACTTTGTCGGTGTTGGTTGCGGTGATCTGAATGCGCTCAATGTCGACCTGAAACACCTCGGCGACGACTTGCGCAACCTTGACGTTCAAGCCCTGGCCCATTTCCGTGCCGCCGTGGTTCAGGTGAATGCTGCCGTCGGTGTAGATATGGATCAGCGCGCCGGCCTGATTGAGAAAACTGGCGGTAAACGAAATGCCGAACTTCACCGGCGTCAGCGCCAGGCCTTTCTTGAGGATCGGGCTGTTGGCGTTGTAGGCACGAATGGCTTCGCGCCGCGCCGCGTACTGGCTGCTTTCCTCCAGTTCGGCGGTCATCTCTTCGAGCATGTTGTGCTCGACGGTCTGGTAATAGTGGGTAACGTTGCGCTCGGTCTTGCCGTAGTAATTGGCCTTGCGCACTTGCAGCGGGTCTTTGCCCAGGTGGCGGGCGATGGCGTCCATCACTTCTTCGATGGCAACCATGCCTTGCGGCCCGCCGAAGCCGCGATACGCGGTGTTCGATGCGGTGTTGGTCTTACAGCGGTGGCCATTGATGGTGGCGTCGCCCAGGTAATACGAGTTGTCGGCATGGAACATCGCCCGATCGACAATCGACGCCGAAAGGTCCGGCGAATAACCGCAGTTACCGGCCAGCTCCAGCTGAATGCCATGCAAACGCCCGTTGTCATCAAAGCCAACGTCGTACTCGATATAGAACGGATGGCGTTTGCCGGTCATCAGCATGTCTTCGACCCGAGGCAAGCGCATCTTGGTCGGCTGCCCGGTCAAGCGTGCGACTACGGCGCATAAGCACGCCGGGCTTGCGGCCTGGGTTTCCTTGCCGCCAAAACCGCCGCCCATGCGACGCATGTCGACGACGATCTTGTTCATCGACACATCAAGCACTTCAGCGACCAGCTTTTGCACTTCGGTGGGGTTTTGCGTCGAACAGTAGACGATCATGCCGCCATCTTCGGCGGGCATCACCGAGGAAATCTGCGTTTCCAGATAAAAATGCTCCTGGCCGCCGATATGCAGATTGCCCTGAATGCGATGCGCCGCAGCGGCCAGCGCGCCAGCGGAATCACCCCGTTGATGGGTGTGGCTGTCGAGCACGAAATGTTTGTTGCGCAGCGCCTCGACCACATCCAGCACCGGTTCAAGGTCTTCATATTCAATGACTGCCGCCATCGCCGCCTCGCGGGCGATGTCCAGAGTGCGCGCAGCAACGGCAATCACTGGCTGGCCGACGAATTCCACCTTGTCGATGGCCAGAAGAGGATCGCCGGGCAACAGCGGGCCGATGTCTTTCAGGCCGGGAATGTCTTCGTGAGTGATTGCAATGCGCACGCCTTCGAAGGCGTAGCAGGGCGTGACGTCGACGCTGACGATGCGCGCGTGGGCACGGTCGGACAGGCGCGCGTACACATGCAATTGATTGGGGAATTCCAGGCGGTCATCGATATACACCGCTTCGCCGGACACATGTTTGTCGGCGCTGTCATGCTTGACGCTGCGCCCGACGCCGGTGGTCAGGTCCTGCTGAAACAGGGCGATCATTTCCGCCTGGGTTTTTGCTGCTGGATGGTTAGACATAATCAGTCACCCGCGTTTCGATGTGCGGTGATTGCAGCTCGATGAAGTATTTGCGCAGCAGGTTCTGCGCACTCAACAAGCGATATTCCTTGCTGGCGCGAAAATCCGACAGCGGCGTGAAATCTTCCGCCAGCGCCGCGCAGGCGCGCTCCACCGTGGCGCTGGTCCAGGGCGCGCCGATCAGCGCTTGTTCACAGGCCGCCGCGCGTTTCGGGATCGCCGCCATGCCGCCGAAAGCCACTCGCGCATCGGCAATGGCACCGTTCTCGATGTGCAGCCGGAATGCCGCGCACACCGCAGAAATATCGTCGTCCAGCCGTTTCGACACTTTATAGGCGCGGAATGCCTGCCTGGTGTTGGCCTTGGGCACGATGATCTTCTCGATGAACTCGCTTTCCTGACGCGCGGTGACCCGGTAATCGATGAAGTAGTCTTCCAGCGCCAGGGTGCGACGCGTGTCGCCCTTGCGCAACACGATGTGCGCGCCGAGGGCAATCAGTAGCGGTGGCGAGTCGCCAATCGGCGAGGCATTGCCGATATTGCCGCCCAACGTGCCCTGATTGCGAATCTGCAACGAGGCGAAGCGCTGCAGCAGTTCGCCGAAGTCCGGGTACTCGGCAGTCAGCGCGGCGTAACAGTCGGTCAGCGACGTCGCTGCGCCGATCTCCAGCCGGTCGTCGAAATGTTCGATGCGCTTCAAATCGGCGACATTGCCGACGTAGATCATCACCGGCAGCGGACGATGAAACTGGGTGACTTCCAGCGCCAGATCGGTACCGCCCGCCAGCAGCCGTGCTTGCGGGTAAGACTCATAAAGTTGCGCCAGATCGGCGACCGTCAGCGGCACCAGACAGCGCTTGTCGCCGCTGTTCAGCTCGCCGGTTTGCGTGGGCGCAATGGCGCGCAGGCGGGCGATGGTTTCGGCCTGGCGCTGATCGAACTGGTCAGGCTGACGATTGGCGCAGGATTGCTTGGCGGCCGCGAGGATCGGCCGATAACCGGTGCAGCGGCAAAGATTGCCGGCCAGCGCTTCGTAGGCCTGATGCGAATCGGCCTGGATGCTGTTCTTTTGCAGGGCAAACAGCGACATCACAAAACCGGGCGTGCAAAACCCGCATTGCGAGCCGTGGCAATCGACCATGGCTTGTTGAACGCTGTGCAGTTGGCCTTGATGTTTGAGGTCTTCAACGCTGATCAGTTGTTTGCCGTGCAGCGAAGCCACGAAGGTCAGGCACGAATTCAGGCTGCGATAACGCAGGCTCTGTTCGCCTTGCTCATCATTGGCCAGTTCACCGACCACCACCGTGCAGGCCCCGCAATCACCGCTGGCGCAACCTTCCTTGGTGCCGGGTTTGTGCAGGTGTTCGCGCAGGTAATTGAGGACCGTCATGTTCGGGTCCAGAGCCTGCTCGGTGCGCAGCTCGTTGTTTAAAAGAAATTGGATCACGGAAGGCCCTCTGCACGTTTTTTTTGTAATCGAACATGACGCTGAATCTATCAGCTCTGACTTTACGGTCAATAAAAATTCTGACCTTTGAGTCAGGAAAAATCACTTTTTGATCATTTGCCGATTAACGGTGTGCTCCGGTTGCAATAAACGGATACGACGTTGTCCAAAGTTTTGCTTATTTCGTGCCAGTTTCCACGTGCATGGCCCTGCGCCATGGGCCTTGGTTGCGATACACTTCGCGGCTTGGTTTTCACAAGTATTTAGGATAGTCATGACGTTCAAGGCGCCGGATAGCCTCGCCGAGCAAATCGCTCACCATCTTGCCGAGCGCATCATCCGTGGCGAACTCAAGCCCGGGGAGCGTATTCAGGAACAAAAGGTCACGCTGGCGCTGAACGTCAGCCGTGGCTCGGTGCGCGAAGCATTGCTGATTCTTGAACGCCGCCATCTGGTGGCGATCCTGCCGCGCCGTGGCGCACAGGTTACCGAACTCAATGCGCATAACGTGCAGAGCCTCTGCACGCTGATGAGCGAGTTGTACATTCTGCTCGCCCTGGCCGTGGCTGATCGCTGGCAGGAGCCGGCCGATCTCGCGCCGTTCCTGCAGATCCAGCAGCGCCTGATTGCCAGTTTCGAGCGCGGCGACGTCAAGACGTTCGTCGAAGACAGCTTCAATGTCATGCGCGCCGCGTTCCCGTTCGCCGACAATCCGTATCTGCAGGAAACCGTCGAGAATCTGCAGCCTTCCATGAGCCGCAGCTATTACCTGGCGCTGGAGCAACGCAAGGCGGAGATGAGCGAATACCTGACGCTGTTCGCGCAGTTGCTGGATGCTGTTGTCGCCCGTGATGCCGTGCAGATTCGCGTCGTGCTGACCCGCTACGGCCAGCGCAGTTGCCAATTGGTGCTGTCGGCGCTGGGAGCGAGCTGAGCCCATGCGCCTGAAGTGCATCAAGCTGGCGGGGTTCAAGTCCTTCGTCGACCCCACCACGGTGAACTTCCCCAGCAACATGGCGGCAGTCGTAGGCCCTAACGGCTGCGGCAAATCCAATATCATCGACGCCGTGCGCTGGGTCATGGGCGAAAGCTCGGCCAAGAACCTGCGCGGCGAGTCGATGACCGATGTCATCTTCAACGGCTCCACGACCCGCAAACCGGTCAGCCAGGCGAGCATCGAGCTGGTGTTCGATAACTCCGATGGCACGCTGGTGGGCGAATACGCCAGCTACGCGGAAATTTCCATTCGCCGCAAAGTGACCCGCGACAGTCAGAACAGCTATTACCTGAACGGCACCAAGTGCCGTCGCCGGGACATCACCGACATCTTCCTCGGCACCGGCCTGGGCCCGCGCAGCTACTCGATCATCGAGCAGGGCATGATCTCCAAGCTGATCGAAGCCAAGCCTGAGGACCTGCGTAATTTCATTGAAGAAGCGGCCGGCATCTCCAAGTACAAGGAGCGCCGCCGCGAAACAGAAAACCGCATTCGTCGCACCCACGAAAACCTCGCCCGCCTGACCGACCTGCGCGAAGAGCTGGAGCGTCAGCTCGAACGCTTGCATCGCCAGGCCCAGGCCGCCGAGAAATATCAGGAATACAAAGGCGAAGAACGCCAGCTCAAGGCCCAGTTGTCGGCCTTGCGCTGGCAGGCGTTGAACGATCAGGTCGGCCAGCGCGAAGCGGTGATCGGCAATCAGGAAGTGGGTTTCGAAGCGTTGGTCGCTGACCAACGCAGCGCCGATGCGAGCATTGAGCGCCTTCGAGACGGGCATCACGACCTGTCCGAGCGATTCAATCTGGTGCAGGGTCGCTTTTATTCGGTGGGCGGCGACATTGCGCGGATCGAGCAAAGCATCCAGCACGGCCAGCAGCGCTTGCGCCAATTGCAGGACGACCTGCGCGAAGCCGAGCGCGCGCGGCTGGAAACCGAATCGCATCTGGGGCACGACCGCACCTTGCTGGCGACCTTGGGCGAAGAGCTGGAAATGCTTGAGCCCGAACAGGAAATGACCAGCGCCGCCGCCGAGGAATCCGCTGCGTCCCTGGAAGACGCAGAAACCGTGATGCATGGCTGGCAGGAGCAATGGGAGACCTTCAACCAACGCTCTGCCGAACCCCGGCGTCAGGCCGAAGTGCAGCAATCGCGCATCCAGCAGCTGGAACAGAGCATGGAACGCCTGGGCGAGCGTCAGCGGCGTCTGGGCGAAGAGCGTCAGTTGCTCGCTGCGGCGCCGGAAGATGCGGTGATCCTCGAACTCAGCGAAGACCTCGCCACCCGGGAAATGACCCTCGAAGAGCTGCACATCGGCGAAGAACAGGCCGTTGAACGTGTCGAGCAGCTGCGCAGCGAACTGCAACAGGCCAATCAGGCCCAGCAACAGGCCCAGGGCGAACTGCAACGTCTCAATGGCCGATTGGCGTCGCTGGAAGCCTTGCAACAAGCGGCTTTGGACCCTGACACCGGCACCGCTGAATGGCTGCGCGAACACGATTTGGCCGAGCGCCCGCGTCTGGCTGAAGGCTTGCAGGTCGAGGCGGGCTGGGAGCTGGCGGTGGAAACCGTGCTCGGTGCCGATTTGCAGGCGGTCCTGGTGGATGACTTCGACGGGCTGGATCTGGCCGGTTTCCAGCAAGGCGACTTGCGTCTGGTTAATCCAGCGGCCGACGCCGTGCGCATCCCCGGCAGCCTGCTGGAAAAGGTCGACAGCGCCATGGACCTGTCGATCTGGCTCGGCCAGGTCAAACCTGTGGCAACCCTTGACGACGCCTTGGCCCAGCGCGCGCAGCTTGCCGCCGGACAAAGCCTGATCAGTCGCGATGGTTATTGGGTCGGTCGGCATTTCCTGCGGGTCCGGCGCGCCAGTGAAGCGCAAAGCGGTGTGCTGGCCCGTGGTCAGGAATTGCAGCGCCTGGGCCTTGAGCGCGACGAGCGCGAAGCGACCCTGGCCGCCCTTGAAGAACAATTGCTGACCTTGCGCGAACAACAGTCGTTGCAGGAAGAAGCCCGGGAACAGCTGCGCCGTCGTGTGCAGGACGAAACCCGGCAACAGAGCGAACTCACTGCGCAGCTGTCGGCGGCCAAGGCCAAGGTCGAGCAACTGACCTTGCGCCGCACGCGTCTGGACGAAGAGCTGGCCGAACTGGGCGAGCAGCGCGCCATCGAACATGAAAGCCTTGGCGAATCGCGCCTGCAATTGCAGGACGCGCTGGACGCCATGGCGCTGGATACCGAACAGCGCGAGCTGCTTCAGGCCCAGCGCGACAGCTTGCGTGAACGTCTGGATCGCGTCCGTCAGGAAGCCCGGCAACACAAGGATCATGCCCATCAGTTGGCAGTTCGTCTGGGTTCGCTACGCGCGCAGCATGATTCCACGCGCCAGGCGCTGGAGCGGCTGGAAATGCAATCCGAGCGCCTGACCGAAAAGCGCGAGCAACTGAACCTGAATCTGGAGGAGGGCGAAGCGCCTCTGGAAGAGCTGCGGCTCAAGCTTGAAGAACTGCTTGAACGGCGCATGGTCGTCGACGACGAAATGCGTACCGCGAAAATCGCCCTGGAAGACGCCGACCGGGAATTGCGCGACGCCGAAAAACGTCGGACCCAGGCTGAACAGCAATCCCAGTTGCTGCGCGGTCAGCTGGAACAGCAACGCATGGAATGGCAGTCGCTCACGGTGCGGCGCAAAACCTTGCAGGATCAATTGCTTGAAGACGGTTACGACTTGCACGGCGTCCTCGCGACGCTCACGCCAGAAGCCAACGAAAAAGACGCTGAAGAAGAACTGGAACGCATCGGTGCGCGGATTCAGCGTCTGGGCGCGATCAACCTCGCGGCGATTGATGAGTATCAGCAGCAGTCCGAACGCAAACGCTATCTGGACGCACAAAACGCCGATCTGGTGGAAGCGCTGGATACGCTGGAAAACGTGATTCGCAAGATCGACAAGGAGACTCGTAACCGCTTCAAAGAGACCTTCGATCAGATAAATAGCGGAATTCAGGCACTTTTCCCAAAAGTTTTCGGTGGTGGCTCTGCTTATTTGGAACTGACGGGCGAAGATTTACTCGATACAGGGGTGACAATCATGGCGCGTCCCCCAGGCAAGAAGAACAGCACCATTCATTTGTTGTCTGGTGGCGAGAAAGCCTTGACCGCGTTGGCTCTGGTTTTTGCCATTTTCAAACTCAATCCGGCACCGTTCTGCATGCTCGACGAAGTGGATGCACCGCTGGACGATGCGAACGTCGGACGTTATGCCAGACTGGTTAAGGAGATGTCGCAGACCGTGCAGTTCATTTACATCACCCACAACAAGATCGCCATGGAAATGGCTGATCAACTAATGGGTGTAACCATGCACGAGCCGGGCTGTTCGCGGCTGGTGGCGGTAGACGTTGAGGAGGCAATGGCATTGGTAGATGCCTGATTCTCAGACCGCCCGAGGCGGGAAAATGGCTCTTTGATAGCGCGTTATGCAGAGGTCTGTGCGGTAGATAACGCTTCTGGCGCAAACCAGATGTATCAGACGGTGTAAAGTTGCCTTTGGTCGTGCTAGCTTAATGTCCACTTTTTCTTTTCGCGTGGGCAAATTGCCAGTCAGAACATAGACTTGGCACCACGTTTTAAAGGGGTTTAGGCCCTTATTTTCAGCATTCTTTATTAGAGGCACGGGATTACATGGAAATCGGTCTGCGCGAGTGGCTGATCGTCATCGGCATTATTGTCATTGCCGGTATTCTTTTCGATGGCTGGCGCCGTATGCGCGGCGGCAAAGGTAAATTGAAATTCAGGCTCGACCGGAGCTTTTCCAACCTGCCGGACGATGATGAAACTTCGTCCGCCGAGGTGCTTGGTCCGCCGCGCGTGCTGGATACCCACAAGGAACCGCAACTGGACGAGCACGACCTGCCGTCGATGAGCGCCAGCCCGCGTGACAACAAACGCAGCAACAAGCGCAAGGACGAGCCGCAACAGGGCGACCTGAACCTCGACCTGGACGGCCCGAGCCTGTTTACCGGGCGCGACGACGAGTTCCCGGACGACAAGCCCAAGCAGCGCATCACCGAAGACAAGGATTTGCCACCGGTGGAAGAAGTGCTGGTGATCAGCGTGATTGCCCGTGACGAGAGCGGCTTCAAAGGTCCGGCCCTGCTGCAGAACATTCTGGAAAGCGGCCTGCGTTTCGGCGAAATGGACATTTTCCATCGTCACGAAAGCATGGCGGGTAACGGCGAAGTGCTGTTCTCCATGGCCAATGCGGTCAAGCCGGGTGTTTTCGATCTGGACGATATCGACCATTTCAGCACCCGCGCCGTGAGCTTCTTCCTTGGCTTGCCGGGCCCGCGTCATCCGAAGCAGGCTTTTGATCTCATGGTCGCTGCTGCTCGCAAGCTGGCTCATGAACTCAACGGTGAACTCAAAGACGACCAGCGTAGCGTCATGACCGCGCAGACCATCGAGCATTATCGTCAGCGCATCGTGGAATTCGAACGCCGCGCGTTGACCCAGCGTCGTTGACCTCGTAGGACCGGCTTTAGCCGGGAAGAGGGCGGTTCATCCGACGTCTATTTTGCGTCTGGTACATCGCCTTCCCGGCTAAAGCCGGTCCCACAAGGTTCAGGTCCGAGCAGCAACACCATTTGAGCAGCCCAGGCTGCTCTTTTGCTTTTTGAGAGAACACCGAATGAAAGCCGCCGAAACCCGAATCCTGGAACTGCGTGCAGAGCTGGACCAACACAACTACCGCTACCACGTGCTCGACGAGCCGAGCATTCCGGACGTGGAATACGACCGGTTGTTCCACGAGCTCAAGGCGCTGGAGGTCGAGAATCCGCATCTGGTCACCCCGGATTCGCCCACTCAGCGGGTCGGCAGCGCAGCGCTTTCGGCGTTTACTCAAGTGCGTCATGAAGTCCCGATGCTCAGCCTGGGCAACGCCTTCGAAGAAAACGACATGCGCGAGTTCGACCGCCGTGTCACCGAAGGCCTCGATTTGCCGGTTGGGGATTTGTTGAGCGAAGGCGCCAAGGTGCAGTACAGCTGCGAGCCGAAGCTCGATGGTCTGGCGGTCAGTCTGTTGTACCGCGATGGCGCGCTGGTGCGTGGCGCAACCCGAGGCGACGGCACCACCGGCGAAGACATCAGCGTCAACGTGCGGACCGTGCGCAATATCCCGCTGAAGTTGCATGGCAGCGGCTGGCCGCAGACGCTGGAAGTGCGCGGCGAAGTGTTCATGTCCAAGGCCGGTTTCGAGCGACTCAACGCCAGCCAGCTGGAAGTCGGCGGCAAGACCTTCGCCAATCCGCGTAACGCCGCCGCTGGCAGCCTGCGCCAGTTGGATTCGAAGATCACCGCCAATCGTCCGCTGGAATTCTGCGCTTACGGTCTGGGTCAGGTTTCCGAGGAGTTCGCCGACACGCACATCGGCAATCTGAACCAACTGAAAAAATGGGGCATGCCGGTCAGTCGCGAGCTGAAACTGGCCAACGGTATTGATGAGTGTCTGGCCTATTACCACGACATCGGCGAGCGTCGCCTGTCGCTGAGCTATGAAATCGACGGCGTGGTATTCAAGGTCAACAGTCTGGCTTCCCAGCGCGAACTGGGTTTCCGTGCCCGTGAGCCGCGTTGGGCCATCGCCCACAAATTCCCGGCCATGGAAGAACTCACGGAACTGGTCGACGTCGAGTTTCAGGTGGGTCGTACCGGCGCGGTCACGCCGGTTGCGCGTCTGAAACCGGTCAAGGTCGCCGGCGTCACCGTGGCCAACGCCACCTTGCACAACATGGATGAAGTCGCGCGTTTGGGCCTGATGATCGGCGACACGGTGATCATTCGCCGCGCGGGTGACGTGATCCCGCAAGTCGTGCAAGTGGTGCTTGAGCGACGCCCGGATGACGCCCGCGCCGTCGAGATTCCCCAAACCTGCCCGGTGTGCGGCTCCCATGTAGAGCGCACGCAGTTGATCAAGCGCAGCAAGGGCAAGGAAACCGTCAGCGAAGGTGCGGTGTATCGCTGCGTGGGTCGTCTGGCCTGCGGCGCGCAGCTCAAGCAAGCGATCATTCACTATGTTTCGCGACGGGCGATGGACATTGAAGGGCTGGGCGACAAAACCATCGAGCAATTGGTGGATGAGAAACTCATCGGTTCGCCGGCAGATCTGTATGGCCTGAAATTCGAGCAGATCGTCGATCTGGAAGGCTTCGCGGAAATCTCCAGCAACAAGCTGCTCAAGGCCATCGAAGACAGCAAGCGCCCGACCCTGGCGCGCTTCATTTACGCGCTGGGCATTCCTGATGTCGGCGAAGAGACCGCCAAGGTGCTGGCGCGCTCGTTGGCATCGCTGGAACGGGTCAAGCAGGCGTTGCCGCAAGTCCTGACTTACCTGCCGGATGTCGGCCTGGAAGTGGCCCACGAGATCCACAGCTTTTTCGAAGACGAGCACAACCGCAACGTCATCGACGCGCTGCTGGGTGAGCGCGGCCTGGAGTTGCAGGATCAGGGCGAGTTGGGTGCGGAATTCGCCGCCAGCGCGACCCTGGGTGGCTTGATCGACAAACTGAACATCCCGGCCGTCGGCCCCGGTGCAGCGCAGAAACTGGCCGACAAGTTCGGTTCGCTGCAGGCGGTGATCGAGGCTGACTGGCTGGACATGCGCCAGGCATTGCCTGAGAAGCAGGCCAAGGCCGTGCGGGATTTCTTCGACGACCCTGAACGCGCCGCGTGCGGCCTGGCCATCGAAGCGCAGCTCAAGGACTTCGGCATGCATTGGCAGAGCGAGATAAAGGTCGTGGAAGGCTTGCCGCTGGCCGGACAGACCTGGGTGCTGACCGGTTCGCTGGAACTGATGAGCCGCGACATCGCCAAGGAAAAGCTCGAAAGCCTCGGCGCGAAAGTCTCCGGCTCGGTTTCTGCCAAGACCCATACCGTAGTCGCCGGGCCGGGTGCCGGGTCGAAACTGACCAAGGCCAATGAACTTGGGCTCAACGTGCTGGATGAAGAGGCGTTTGTGGGTTTCCTTGGCAAGCATGGCATCAAGGCGGATTGAGCGGGTGGCAATACCGTAGGACCGGCTTTAGCCGGGAGGACGCTCTCCCGGCTAAAGCCGGTCCTGCGAACCTCGCGGGATCTGTACTTTGTTAAATCATTGAACCCCCGCAAACGCCGATGATCTAGTGCTTGCACGCCTACAAGGAGATCGTCATGTACCGGTTTTTCGAGCAACTCAGTTCACGTATTGCCGCGCCATTTGTCAGTGAAACCAAGCGCGCGAGCAAGGTCTGGCAGTGCCAGTGCGGGCAGTCGATCTTCTTTCCCAATACCCAATGCCTGTCGTGTTCCGCAGCGCTGGGCTATTTGCCGGAGCAAGGCCGTCTCAGCGCACTGGAGCCAGGCCCTGAAGAAAACACCTGGCGCTTGAGCGATGAGCCTGGCGCCGGGCTCTATCGGCGTTGCGCCAACCTCAGCACTCCGGCGGCCTGCAACTGGCTGTTTCCCGAGCACAACGCCGGGGAATTCTGCATCGCATGCAGCCTTAACCGGACCATCCCCGATCTGTCGATAGCGGAAAACGGCGAACGCTGGTGCAAGG
This genomic window from Pseudomonas sp. G.S.17 contains:
- the smc gene encoding chromosome segregation protein SMC, which codes for MRLKCIKLAGFKSFVDPTTVNFPSNMAAVVGPNGCGKSNIIDAVRWVMGESSAKNLRGESMTDVIFNGSTTRKPVSQASIELVFDNSDGTLVGEYASYAEISIRRKVTRDSQNSYYLNGTKCRRRDITDIFLGTGLGPRSYSIIEQGMISKLIEAKPEDLRNFIEEAAGISKYKERRRETENRIRRTHENLARLTDLREELERQLERLHRQAQAAEKYQEYKGEERQLKAQLSALRWQALNDQVGQREAVIGNQEVGFEALVADQRSADASIERLRDGHHDLSERFNLVQGRFYSVGGDIARIEQSIQHGQQRLRQLQDDLREAERARLETESHLGHDRTLLATLGEELEMLEPEQEMTSAAAEESAASLEDAETVMHGWQEQWETFNQRSAEPRRQAEVQQSRIQQLEQSMERLGERQRRLGEERQLLAAAPEDAVILELSEDLATREMTLEELHIGEEQAVERVEQLRSELQQANQAQQQAQGELQRLNGRLASLEALQQAALDPDTGTAEWLREHDLAERPRLAEGLQVEAGWELAVETVLGADLQAVLVDDFDGLDLAGFQQGDLRLVNPAADAVRIPGSLLEKVDSAMDLSIWLGQVKPVATLDDALAQRAQLAAGQSLISRDGYWVGRHFLRVRRASEAQSGVLARGQELQRLGLERDEREATLAALEEQLLTLREQQSLQEEAREQLRRRVQDETRQQSELTAQLSAAKAKVEQLTLRRTRLDEELAELGEQRAIEHESLGESRLQLQDALDAMALDTEQRELLQAQRDSLRERLDRVRQEARQHKDHAHQLAVRLGSLRAQHDSTRQALERLEMQSERLTEKREQLNLNLEEGEAPLEELRLKLEELLERRMVVDDEMRTAKIALEDADRELRDAEKRRTQAEQQSQLLRGQLEQQRMEWQSLTVRRKTLQDQLLEDGYDLHGVLATLTPEANEKDAEEELERIGARIQRLGAINLAAIDEYQQQSERKRYLDAQNADLVEALDTLENVIRKIDKETRNRFKETFDQINSGIQALFPKVFGGGSAYLELTGEDLLDTGVTIMARPPGKKNSTIHLLSGGEKALTALALVFAIFKLNPAPFCMLDEVDAPLDDANVGRYARLVKEMSQTVQFIYITHNKIAMEMADQLMGVTMHEPGCSRLVAVDVEEAMALVDA
- the zipA gene encoding cell division protein ZipA, producing the protein MEIGLREWLIVIGIIVIAGILFDGWRRMRGGKGKLKFRLDRSFSNLPDDDETSSAEVLGPPRVLDTHKEPQLDEHDLPSMSASPRDNKRSNKRKDEPQQGDLNLDLDGPSLFTGRDDEFPDDKPKQRITEDKDLPPVEEVLVISVIARDESGFKGPALLQNILESGLRFGEMDIFHRHESMAGNGEVLFSMANAVKPGVFDLDDIDHFSTRAVSFFLGLPGPRHPKQAFDLMVAAARKLAHELNGELKDDQRSVMTAQTIEHYRQRIVEFERRALTQRR
- the ligA gene encoding NAD-dependent DNA ligase LigA; this encodes MKAAETRILELRAELDQHNYRYHVLDEPSIPDVEYDRLFHELKALEVENPHLVTPDSPTQRVGSAALSAFTQVRHEVPMLSLGNAFEENDMREFDRRVTEGLDLPVGDLLSEGAKVQYSCEPKLDGLAVSLLYRDGALVRGATRGDGTTGEDISVNVRTVRNIPLKLHGSGWPQTLEVRGEVFMSKAGFERLNASQLEVGGKTFANPRNAAAGSLRQLDSKITANRPLEFCAYGLGQVSEEFADTHIGNLNQLKKWGMPVSRELKLANGIDECLAYYHDIGERRLSLSYEIDGVVFKVNSLASQRELGFRAREPRWAIAHKFPAMEELTELVDVEFQVGRTGAVTPVARLKPVKVAGVTVANATLHNMDEVARLGLMIGDTVIIRRAGDVIPQVVQVVLERRPDDARAVEIPQTCPVCGSHVERTQLIKRSKGKETVSEGAVYRCVGRLACGAQLKQAIIHYVSRRAMDIEGLGDKTIEQLVDEKLIGSPADLYGLKFEQIVDLEGFAEISSNKLLKAIEDSKRPTLARFIYALGIPDVGEETAKVLARSLASLERVKQALPQVLTYLPDVGLEVAHEIHSFFEDEHNRNVIDALLGERGLELQDQGELGAEFAASATLGGLIDKLNIPAVGPGAAQKLADKFGSLQAVIEADWLDMRQALPEKQAKAVRDFFDDPERAACGLAIEAQLKDFGMHWQSEIKVVEGLPLAGQTWVLTGSLELMSRDIAKEKLESLGAKVSGSVSAKTHTVVAGPGAGSKLTKANELGLNVLDEEAFVGFLGKHGIKAD